One Salmo salar chromosome ssa01, Ssal_v3.1, whole genome shotgun sequence DNA window includes the following coding sequences:
- the LOC106593413 gene encoding uncharacterized protein isoform X2 encodes MKTLFLLHICWLEIITGIRVEPSVDQYGLKGGSICLAVAEPEILKGLKWKTGSDIIVDAKEISPKYKEKVDYNSVNHSLCIKNMLNTDSRIYIGSAINQRDWTYSSTTYRLKVLDHVPKPVMDVTSLFNTSVGLCDVTVNCSGKDGWMLSVCGWGQCTLSQQLLSLSGVNIIISNGNGTIQCTSSNHVSTLTISQHVEDICIDEKDAKASALSVRTIVANIVRSVIVCVGLAVTIMAIIKVKRWISSKEDDSTQEVIVEVADTTVNDSAEGIRLKGEPCRVAFHNNELGMF; translated from the exons ATGAAAACTCTGTTTCTGCTACACATCTGTTGGCTGGAAATCATCACAG GAATCAGAGTTGAACCTTCAGTGGACCAGTATGGGTTGAAGGGGGGTTCAATATGTCTGGCTGTTGCAGAACCTGAGATTCTCAAGGGACTTAAATGGAAGACGGGCAGTGATATAATAGTTGATGCTAAAGAGATCTCTCCTAAATACAAGGAGAAGGTGGATTATAACTCTGTGAACCATTCTCTGTGTATAAAGAATATGTTGAACACAGACAGCAGAATTTACATAGGAAGTGCAATTAATCAGAGAGACTGGACATATTCATCTACCACATACAGACTAAAGGTGCTGG ATCATGTTCCCAAACCAGTCATGGATGTCACATCTCTCTTCAACACAAGTGTGGGACTCTGTGATGTCACAGTGAACTGTTCAGGTAAAGATGGCTGGatgttgtctgtctgtggatGGGGTCAGTGTACACTGTCACAAcagttactgtctctgtctggggTCAACATCATCATCTCCAATGGCAACGGGACTATCCAATGCACCAGCAGCAACCACGTCAGCACACTGACCATCTCTCAACACGTGGAGGACATAT GTATTGATGAGAAGGACGCCAAAGCTTCAGCATTATCAGTCAGGACCATTGTGGCCAATATTGTTCGATCAGTGATTGTCTGTGTTGGATTGGCAGTCACCATAATGGCCATCATCAAGGTCAAAAGATGGATATCCTCAAAAGAAGATGACTCAACTCAG GAAGTCATCGTTGAAGTCGCTGACACCACAGTGAATGATTCAGCAGAG GGTATTCGCTTAAAGGGAGAGCCGTGTCGGGTCGCCTTCCACAACAACGAACTCGGCATGTTCTGA
- the LOC106593413 gene encoding uncharacterized protein isoform X1 has product MKTLFLLHICWLEIITGIRVEPSVDQYGLKGGSICLAVAEPEILKGLKWKTGSDIIVDAKEISPKYKEKVDYNSVNHSLCIKNMLNTDSRIYIGSAINQRDWTYSSTTYRLKVLDHVPKPVMDVTSLFNTSVGLCDVTVNCSGKDGWMLSVCGWGQCTLSQQLLSLSGVNIIISNGNGTIQCTSSNHVSTLTISQHVEDICIDEKDAKASALSVRTIVANIVRSVIVCVGLAVTIMAIIKVKRWISSKEDDSTQEVIVEVADTTVNDSAEVRPEPLGPPEGIRLKGEPCRVAFHNNELGMF; this is encoded by the exons ATGAAAACTCTGTTTCTGCTACACATCTGTTGGCTGGAAATCATCACAG GAATCAGAGTTGAACCTTCAGTGGACCAGTATGGGTTGAAGGGGGGTTCAATATGTCTGGCTGTTGCAGAACCTGAGATTCTCAAGGGACTTAAATGGAAGACGGGCAGTGATATAATAGTTGATGCTAAAGAGATCTCTCCTAAATACAAGGAGAAGGTGGATTATAACTCTGTGAACCATTCTCTGTGTATAAAGAATATGTTGAACACAGACAGCAGAATTTACATAGGAAGTGCAATTAATCAGAGAGACTGGACATATTCATCTACCACATACAGACTAAAGGTGCTGG ATCATGTTCCCAAACCAGTCATGGATGTCACATCTCTCTTCAACACAAGTGTGGGACTCTGTGATGTCACAGTGAACTGTTCAGGTAAAGATGGCTGGatgttgtctgtctgtggatGGGGTCAGTGTACACTGTCACAAcagttactgtctctgtctggggTCAACATCATCATCTCCAATGGCAACGGGACTATCCAATGCACCAGCAGCAACCACGTCAGCACACTGACCATCTCTCAACACGTGGAGGACATAT GTATTGATGAGAAGGACGCCAAAGCTTCAGCATTATCAGTCAGGACCATTGTGGCCAATATTGTTCGATCAGTGATTGTCTGTGTTGGATTGGCAGTCACCATAATGGCCATCATCAAGGTCAAAAGATGGATATCCTCAAAAGAAGATGACTCAACTCAG GAAGTCATCGTTGAAGTCGCTGACACCACAGTGAATGATTCAGCAGAGGTGAGGCCAGAACCACTGGGCCCTCCTGAG GGTATTCGCTTAAAGGGAGAGCCGTGTCGGGTCGCCTTCCACAACAACGAACTCGGCATGTTCTGA